From the genome of Spinacia oleracea cultivar Varoflay chromosome 2, BTI_SOV_V1, whole genome shotgun sequence, one region includes:
- the LOC130467320 gene encoding uncharacterized protein, with product MTPPLLSKPKEGEVLQLYLAVSTTAVNAVFSREDETQQLPIYYIIKSLLEAETRYSSLEKLVLALVTAAKRLRHYFETHQIVVMTNYQIKSMMRRPELTGRKEIWTMELGGFGIKYQPRTAVKSQALADFVADFSPDLEKIADDEVKHINSIGRTWTLFVDGSSNFRGAGLGVVLKSPQGDMIAHTICCDFKVTNNEEKYEALIAGMTLAGKFGASGLDIFSDSQLIINQINDDYEAKDLKMTLYLEKAKKLTTKFKPFSIKQIPRDQNTQADALANLGSALRRSPFSTIPLDVLFKKSANGMMMRCAEKTEWEGLLQQYHEEECGGHEGGRSLSTRIKRNGYYWPTMFKDAMRYVAKCDKCLRHASMTHKPSEFLHPTLTPWPFMKWGMDIVGLEYPQRSYATTGHSSSATRQELSAKHGTSS from the exons ATGACGCCACCCCTCCTGTCTAAACCCAAGGAAGGTGAAGTTTTACAACTTTACCTTGCCGTCAGCACGACAGCAGTCAACGCGGTGTTTTCCCGAGAAGACGAAACGCAACAACTGCCCATCTACTACATCATTAAGTCCTTATTAGAGGCAGAAACCAGGTATTCCTCCCTCGAAAAACTTGTTCTAGCACTCGTCACTGCAGCCAAAAGactaaggcattattttgaaactcaccaaatagtggtgatgactaacTATCAAATTAAGTCTATGATGCGTAGGCCAGAACTGACAGGTCGAAAGGAAATATGGACGATGGAACTAGGAGGATTCGGTATCAAATACCAACCGAGGACGGCTGTAAAGTCGCAGGCCCTAGCAGACTTTGTGGCAGACTTCAGCCCCGACTTGGAGAAGATAGCAGACGACGAAGTCAAACACATCAACAGTATAGGCAGAACGTGGACACTCTTCGTCGACGGCTCATCTAACTTTCGTGGTGCAGGTTTAGGCGTCGTGCTGAaatcaccacaaggggacatgatagcacaTACCATATGCTGCGACTTTAAAGTGACGAACAACGAAGAAAAGTACGAGGCACTAATCGCCGGAATGACGTTAGCTGGAAAGTTTGGAGCAAGCGGACTCGACATCTTCAGCGACTCACAACTGATCATCAACCAGATCAACGACGACTACGAAGCTAaagacctaaaaatgaccttGTACCTCGAGAAGGCCAAAAAATTAACCACAAAGTTCAAACCCTTCTCAATAAAACAAATACCACGAGACCAAAACACACAAGCCGATGCACTCGCAAACTTAGGATCTGCACTCAGAAGATCACCATTCTCGACCATACCCTTA gaTGTGCTATTCAAAAAATCAGCCAACGGAATGATGATGCGATGTGCAGAAAAGACAGAATGGGAAGGACTACTTCAGCAATACCACGAAGAAGAATGCGGAGGACACGAGGGAGGACGAAGCTTATCAACAAGGATCAAGAGGAACGGATACTATTGGCCGACGATGTTCAAAGATGCCATGAGGTACGTTGCCAAGTGCGACAAATGCCTAAGGCACGCAAGTATGACACATAAGCCATCCGAGTTCTTGCATCCAACCTTAACAccgtggcctttcatgaaatggggaatggacATCGTCG GTTTGGAGTACCCTCAGAGATCATATGCGACAACGGGTCATAGTTCATCAGCGACAAgacaagagctttctgcaaaacATGGAACATCGAGCTGA